The Oncorhynchus clarkii lewisi isolate Uvic-CL-2024 chromosome 20, UVic_Ocla_1.0, whole genome shotgun sequence nucleotide sequence ATAACAACCAAATCAGCAATAAACATTGTCTCAGAGTCTGAAGTGCACCGATGACAACACTTCTAAGCACTGTGCGAGACAGGCACCTCTTTTGAAAATCAAATGTCCTAGTCTTGGTTTGTCCACACGGATGCAAATCGGGATCCCTGTGGTGTTTTCCATCACCTGGTGAGATTTACATTCCTGGTTTTGTTTTGGAAGCACATTAGGTCTTGGGTTGGATGACAATATGGGGGTCAGGATAGAGACACAGGCAGCACTGTCCTCGTACACCATGAAGACTGCCGTCATATACCATGACACACCATCGTTTATCTCCATTAGACAATACATCACGTGTCTGACACACATGGGGTTTGGGTTTCCTATAGGCAGAAAGGGTATACCTTGCACTGATTGCAACTGTTGATGACCTTTGACCCTGCATCTCCACCAGATGTTAAATACTTAGCACCACTCAAAAGCACACAAATTATCTAGTAACTCCAATGTACATGCTCTGATTCGCACGAAAGCCAACGAAGCCTAGTTGTATTGTAGAGTTAGATTTGGCAGACATATATCATATGCAGTATGCACAGAGTGCAGCCCAGTGCATAGCATACCATATTGTTGTCCATGTGTCCTTGAGATGAACGTGATAGTCCACAACGGATATGCAAATCCAGTGTAATACACAGGACGCAGGCCATTTCCCTTTATGCTCTATTCGTTTACAGCCAGGCTCCCGTCGACTGGCTTCATCAGCCAGGTCGcagttctcaactagcctacctggttaaataaaggtgaaataaaggtgaaataaaatgtatgtattggGGAACCATGCACTGGCTGACTATTCTTCTGTAATAATATATAGCCATGTGTATGTTTATTTTATGAATCTTGTTTTAACTGCCTATGGATGACTATCTAAAAGAGATTTTGGTAGCACTTTGTTTTACTGTGCAGTATTTATCCACTGAGAAATAATGTGGTGAAACGGTTCATTGTACGCTCTTTTGACATTAGGGTTGTATTGGGATGATGTACTCTGCCTTTCATCCTCATATCTATAAATGATATTGAGGTGGACAGGATATAACAGAAGGCATGAGGGCCACTCCTTGAATCACAGGTGTATACTCTCTcaccaaatatttatatatatacccTCTCTCCAAACATCACCTTTGCATACTGATTTTCATGTGTTCCAAGGGGAGCCTTGTTTAGATCAGTCCATGCAACTTAACTCCTTCACCTCAAAACAATCCCAATCACAGCTTCACACTGGCAGGAACTATTTTCTCTCTCCCAGACAGACAACGCAGCCATGGCAATAAAGTGAGTTTCTTTATGTCTGATTCTGTAAATGAATGACTCCATTTTTCAACGTAAATTACAACTTGCTACAGAAATGTGAAGTGTCGTATGTCCATTTTGGGATTTAAGTCGATATAAATATATAATGTATTGGATAACAGGTCATTTGAATTTTTGATGCTCTGTTGactggacaaaaaaaataaaaaaggaattGATGAAAACGATATTAATCTATTTTCTCTCCAGGTGTGAGGTAGATTTGATATTGTGTTTTGAGAACCACTGATTACTGCGCTAGTGATGGATCTCAACACTCTTTTCAAGGGTAGATTTTGTTGCTTTCCCAAGGACCCGCTTGAAGAGGCTGAGACTTGGGGAGAGTCTGTGGACAAACTCCTGGGTTGTAAACGTGAGGACGAAGTTATATATTTTTACTATATTGCCTGTCTGAAAGGCATCACCAAGCCTGCTAAACGAGTTACGGAGGATATCGGATATAGGAAATTATTATTGTCTGTTACCAGTAACTATATATATCAAGTTAGTATTACTGCCAGTAACTAAAATGTATCAAGTTAGTATTACTGACTTTATCAGAACTCATGTTCATATACTTTCTAACAATAACAAACAATGAGAAATTCCTATTTCCAATAAATCTTACGTTTTTCCTTTTCATATTCCTCCCTATTTCCAGCCGGGCAGGCGGCTTTCCGAGAATTCCTTAAATCAGAGTATAGTGAGGAGAATATTCTGTTTTGGCTGGCCTGTGAGGAGTACAAGAACATCACGTCTCTTCCAGAGATGATCTCATCTGCAAACAGGATCTACTCAGAGTTTGTGGAATGTGAAGCACCGAGACAGGTAAGTAACCATCTGGGACTATGTATCATGGTGCTGAACAGGATTGGGGAGgaactgattacatgtaatccgaTTACAAAGAAACTGTAACTGTAATCAGTCATGTGACCTGCAAAACTATTGTAATcggattacagatacttttggaaaactagatgattacttcttggattacttttaaatttaGGAAGGATGTTGCAAAGAAAAAATATACATTATGACACATTTccgttttctcaatgacattcaattcagtgTTGAAAAAATATGCAAGTTTAAATTTGTTCCActtgagcgagtctgaccacaagtcagagaccactatgatgacacaccaaatgcttTTGATGGATCATTTATGTCTTcctctaatgcctcttaaggggaaagtaatccaaaagtaactgaaaATAATatgattacgttactgagttttgGATAATACAAAAGTggcattactgattacaattttggacaggtaacgagtaactgtaacagattacatttagaaagtaacctacccaggGCTGATTCTGAACTAGGATCAGTTAatccttttagatcataatgaataagatgaaATGGGCCATGagagaactgatcctagatcagcactcctactctgacatGCTTGACACATATGTTATCACAATCTGGTAAAACCGTATAAAACTCCACATTTCAACACTATTTGATATAACAAACTTCTCTGAAAATTAACAAATTCCTTAAAGGACCTGGTTGGATCTACACCCGGTAATGCTTTTCATTGCGCATATGCAGAGATTTATTACAGAGATATTTAAATCGGTATGAGCTGTGTAGTCAGTAGACATAAGATCTAGATAAATCTAGAAATCAATATAATGAAAAAAGAAAGACCAAAGAAATGCATATTACTGTACATTGTGTTTTGTTTAAAGATCAATATTGATTGTGGGACCAGAGAAAATATCACCAAGAACATCTCTCAGCCGAGCCTGACCTCTTTCGACACGGCACAGAAGTTGATCTACAGTCTGATGGCCAGGGATTGTTACCCACGATTCCTCAAGTCAGACGTCTACCAGGATATGCTGAGGGGAGCAAGGTGACTCTCTCAAACGACAAACACTCTAAAAGTGTTTCTCAACCTTTTATGTACCACAGATTGGCAAGATATATATAGTCCCTCCATCCATGGAGGACCACTTAGATTAAAGGGGTAGTTCACTTTTTGGAGGTGTTATCTTATTTTCAATTTACCTAGGGTTTTGTTACCTGGGATGTAGTTTAGCGATGTCCAGAATATCCTGGCTAGAACGTTTTAACCTTTTAcggcagtgggctaaatcagggtcacacggAGTGactcttggtagtcttaaacaaatctactttgaaacaaaagtatacacctcacacacatggttatgggcttacaaAAAAGAAGACacatgtaccatgtcagatatagagttgaaatgtaattccattttgagtttgcatcccaatattacacttgatatacatcacagaagactgaaatataacaaaactgaaATACCAGATTTTTGTTGGGCTTTTTTAATAATCTTTATTAATGATGAAATTATTAaatatatgaataacattccacccatgaggccaaagacGGAGCTTTTGGTCATTGATTGCAGGAAAAGGCTACATGTAGCAATGCAAGTGGAAACATATTGTATCATAGTGATTCAAAatagtgaactatccctttaatgcgTGGCAATCCTTAATTGAAATAACAAAGTGGGAAacctctcctctgttttggtaaaaagctgaggaatgGGCCTGAAGAAATGTAACAACATTTACaacattggagtaaaataagctaatatttggggttctgatgggttTTGGCAGTTGAACTATACTCGTGAGTTATATTTGTCAAGactcaatgggtacatatcattaatctATACCTCCAAAAATGGATTtcgcaactgcagattgccccatTAAAACTAGCACTTGAGAACAGACTAAATGGCAGTCAGCTAACCATCTAACCATAAATCATCTAACTGGTCCAGAGGTTGAGAAACACTACTCTAAAACATGAAGTATAAACTGGttggttccagccctgaatgctgattggctgaaagccatgatatatcagaccgtattgcacgggtatgacaaaacatttatttttactgctataattacgttggtaaccagtttataacagcaataaggcacctcgggggtttgtggtatatggccaatataccacggctatagGCTGATTTCAGAGATAGCTTTTCTTAAACTTGTGACTACATTTCATGGGTTGATTCCATTCTCACTTAAAATAGAAGAGgaattactgtatatattataatgTGTGAAATGTTGTTGTATTTCACTGTTAGAGACTAAAAGTTGCTGTTAGAGACTAAAAGTTACCCCTTTTGACCATAAATTAAATGACAAAATAAGCTCTTAATTTGTATCAATAGTATTATCACTTTTGTAATTTTATGTAATCAGATACTGTCTCAAATTGAAACTGTCTCAAAATTATCTGAATAAATCAAGCATtatattcaaaataaaataaactatgCAAATGAGTTTCCAAACTCCTGTCCTTCTGTGTGGAGAGATAGGTGCAATTGGTATTCAGGCCTTTAAAGTTCCCAGTCAACCAGGGAGACAAAGAGAAGGCCTTTTCTTTCACAATGTATCGCTTTCATTTTGAATTTGATGCAAAACATCCCAATTGTTTTGATTGACCATGATTTGTGGTCCGATTAACTTCCCTTCTCCCTGAAGAGAGCACACATTCACTCCCCATCGAGGATAAATATGAATGGAAATAACAAATATGATGCAAACTCCCTCTTGCCCGAGCTGGCATCAATCCAATACTTCAAAATCCATGAGGGGGGCGTGAGCAAGTCGACACACTTcaagaatccaggctgtatcacaactggccgtgatgggagtcccatagggcggcgcacaatttgcccagtgtcatccgggtttggccggtgtaggacGTAATtataaataagattttgttcttaactgacttgcctagttaaataaaggttcaattaaaattaCAATGACATATTTTTTTAATGGTTAGAAGGGTTTTGGAGGGATATGGTCCCTGAAGTGCGTGGAGGTTTCCAACTCCAGATGGCAGCAAAGCTCTCAAGTTAACTTACGTTAATGTAGTATGGAGGCTTTAACTTAATCAAATGAAACTGGCCCTGCACCAGAAGATGAGGAGAAACTTCCTCCTACAGTGAATGGTGTGTACATTTAGCACAGAAAACAGACGCTGCACAAGATTCACATCGACCGTTATGAACCACCACCATATTATGTTACAGACAACGTgtggacatttctggaggaacttTCTCATCATTGAAGGACAGTACAACTTTTTCAGATTTTCAAGACTGATCAAATAGAGCTTTAAACCACAGTGTTTAGATGCTCTGAAAAGTGAGTTTAATGTGCGTACTGGGGTCAAAGGTGCATTGCTGTGCGATGGCCTGATAGAGGCCCTTTGCATACTTTACGTAACCATGGTGAGGGCATGCAAAGTGAGCCTAGGTATACAGTACATGTTTCCCAGAATACACGTGGTTTCATAGAAAGTCTCCAATGTCTGTCGGGCTTGAATTCTACATTGGCCTCTTAAAATAGCACTCACATTTTCTTCACGAAATGTCCTTTTTCTAGTTATATATAATATAACTgtatcccatagggcggcgcacaattggcccagccttgtctgggttagggtttggccggggtaggccgttgttgtaaataagaatttgttcttaactgacttgtctagttaaaataaaggttacttttaaatgtaaaaaatatataaaatatgttATCATGCACAAAATGCTAAACAATCCAATCTGAATGCTCTGTGTGGGCTGCAGTTAGCACGTATGTTAGGAGGTATACAATACTGTCACAGTGCATTCAGTAGTCCGTTAGGTTTCAAAATAACGCACTGtacctaatgtcaatatgccaaTTCTATGTCATTGGAACATAGAACAATCCTATGTCATTGGAACATAGAACAATCCTATGTCATTGGAACATAGAACAATCCTATGTCATTGGAACATAGAACAATCCTATGTCATTGGAACATAGAACAATCCTATGTCATTGGAACATAGAACAATCCTATGTCATTGGAACATAGAACAATCCTATGTCAGTGGAACATAGAACAATCCTATGTCATTGGAACATAGAACAATCATATGTCAGTGGAACATAGAACAATCCTATGTCAGTGGAACATAGAACAATCCTATGTCATTGGAACATAGGATTGTTCTATGTACCAATGACATAGCATTGTTCTATGTCAGTGGAACATAGAACAATTCTATGTCAGTGGACTGACTATAGCTCATGTCGAATACACTGCCTCCCATATATTTAATTTatgggatattttatttatttattttcaggtCCTCATATGACATTACACATTTCAGTTGGCTGCGTAGGACAGAGGAAGTAGGTGGTTTGGTCAGTCACATGTGATCTGCCAACCGAAAGTGGGACGTTTTGTTCTGTTTGGTTTTTGAATGTTCAGGTTATTTTCAGAGGTGCTATGTAAACTACATGGCAGGGGTGGGGTTGAGTTGTGAACACCACAACTTCCTCTGGGTTTTCTCTGCTCTTATTTACCTCTGATGGTGGTAgacctactgtacagtacaaatCTACAAGGCGTGCACACAAACActcagatgcacgcacacacagagagagacacagagagacagagagagagagagagagagacacagagagacacagagagacacagagacagagagagagagagagagagagagagagagagagagagattgattaaCGGATACAAAGCTGACAGGAATGCTTCAAAGTGATGAGAAATACTGCTGCATTGAACCTGCCATGCTGTGGTCAATATACTATTTGAATATCATTTGTTTTATGTTGATCTACAATCTTTACAGGACACATCATGAAACGGTCATGTATTCCTGAGGACTGTATCTGAAGCATTATGTTCTCTGCTACCATGTGACCATCACACAGTTATCCTGAATGATTCTTCCCAGTGGCACTAACTGTTAGCATCACTGATGTAAAAGCAACACTGACTACTGGTTTTGTCAGCTCAGTTGTCATATGCTAAAGATCTGCCTTTCTTTTTAACTTGAAGATGCAGTCTGGGATATTAAAGCACTTACAAATTTGGAACATATCGTACAAATTTACAGGATGTAACATGTCATAGGAAATGGAGGATGTAGTACACAATTGTTCACAACTTTCGGGGACCCCTTTCAAAACTGCtggctaaaatatatatatttttttaaagctctGGAGAACCACTTTAAGTGTCTTTGACAGCATGATGTCTAAACCTATAGTCAAGactaactttttatttttttattttaactattGTGATCCGGCCCCAATGTATCTGTGTATAAAACATACGGTATATTATTGGTTCTCTGTGACAGAAAAGGAAATGTCAGAGGCCACTACTGGGAGACTAAAAGATGGGCAGTGGGGGTTTACAGTGATGAATCCAGGCAAATCTTTGAGGTGCTGTATTTTCCCTTctgcctgcaccctatttcatttgtaatatatgccatttagcagatgcttacagtcatgcatgcatacattttacatatgggtggtcccgggaatctaACCCACTTATCCTGCCGTTGTAAGCGCCAAGCTCTACCATCTGAGCTACATAGGACCAATAATGTCTGCCAAAAACTCCAGATAAGATGATTAATGGGGAAATAATGCATCCAGGTGTCATGATACCAACTCTACTGACACCTACACCaaagtattgtactgtactgtctcaTACAAAAGGTTATACTCTTCAAAAGGCAAAAGTTCATGTTGGTAGAAagtccagtaaaaaaaaaaaagcaggcaTTGACGCACACCCCAAAATGCTTGTAAATGTGTTAACTAACAGAGGGTAAActgtattttaaaaaataaatagataTAGAGTCACATTTAGAGTGCTGGAAACAGAAGTTCCAGAATCATGGGACCTGAAATCAAAAGGCCTTCTTATGAAAGTACAACTTCCACCTGACAAATGTTTGAAAACTTTAACAATTagatttattttttatacctATGCCAACCAGCAGAGTAAAGGTAAATATCTGCTTATCTGTTGTTTAAATTTCCACTGTCATATTTGCATCTCCTGGCCTTACTCTGTGCAGGTTTCTGAACGTGCAGACAAGCAACTGCATTGAGCTGGTTTGAACAAACGAGCGTCATACCTTACTTCCTCTATTTTTTTGCGGTTTGTAACGAACGAAACGCGTGACGCTCACAGCAGCCATATTCTGTATAAAGAGGGGTGTTGATGAGACTGTCAAAATAGATACACTTTGACAACTAACAGAGAACCACAACACTGAGTGCTACATACACAGAACCCAACTATTGTTCCCCCAAACATGCCTATCTCAGTCACGTCACCATCAAGGGAACTGCATTCACACAACATGGACATGGACGACAAGAGGAGAAATCAGACGAGGTGAGTTTTTGCAGTATTGTTGATACATTTTACATTCAAAGTTGGTTTATTGGTCATTCGGCACTTGCAGATTTAATTGTTTTGAATGACGTTGCTGGTTTCCTTTGCACTTAGGAACCAGATATCTTTTGGGTTTATTGTGCATGTGCACTTTTTTGTGTTTTACAATGTATTCACCTATTTACTTCATGTTTCAGGGGAAGCGACTTGAAATCCCGACTACAGCGCAGATCTTCCCAAACCCCCAACACTGAACGGTAAATAGGGTAGACTCTGTCAGGACACATCCAGGAGCCACATCTCCATCCAGGGTTTTGATCTGAAACTAAATGTCCTCTACTTTTACAGACTTAGCCCCGAGGAAATTATCCTGTGGTCCCAGTCTTTGGAGAGACTTCTCGCATCGAAATGTAAGCATTTCCTGTACTTCAAAACAACATTTAAACATACAACAGGAGGTTGATGATATAATCGTCATATGTCCATTTTCATAGGTTTGCAGGTTGTTCAGCCTAGctaagtctgtctgtgtgtgtgtgtgtgtgtgtcccccctcccctccccctttagATGGCATGACAACATTTCAAGCCTTCCTGAAGTCGGAGTTCAGTGACGAGAACATTGAGTTCTGGCTGATCTGTCAAGACTACAAGAAGATCAAGTCGTCCTTCAGACTGTCCTCCAGGGCCAAGAAAATCTACAAGACATATATTGAAGCCGAGGCTCCAAAAGAGGTGTGTTGAAGTCAGAGGGCTGTTTTTACAAACGAttcaacgtggagtgcctggatacagccattaaccgtggtatattggccatataccacaaacccccaaggtgccttattgctattataaactggtaacAAACTAAattaattagaacagtaaacataaatgttttgtcatacctgtggtatacggtctgatatatcatggctttcagccaatcagcattcagggctcaaaccacccagtttataatacattACGAAAAGCATGTAGATTTTTGATCATGTATGTATTTACTATACTATATTTACTATTTACTATATATGGACACATCTGCTTGTATCCACCAAGTCTCATCagtttactctctctctcgccagaTCAACATTGACCACAAGACCAGAGATCTCATCAGGCGGAATGTGAAGACGCCCACCACAGTTTGCTTCGACGAGGCCCAGAGGATTGTGTACAGATTGATGGAGAAAGACTCCTACCCCAGGTTCCTCAGATCCAACATCTACAGGACCTTACTGGACTCTGCATCAGACTACATTAAGGTGTAAATTAATACCAACGGTAGAAACTGGACCGAGGCTTCCAACAATGGACCGCAATGTTAGACAGCCAAGAAGGGTTTGCAAATGGGATTCCTAAGAAGATGTTTCCAAATGTGAATTCTACTGGGTACAGAGATAAGAGGCCAAAGGGAAACAGAACGTACAGAAGCGACTTTGAATCGTTGTTGACATTTGTGTCTAGTAGTCTATGTGCTTCCACTTGAAAGATAAACACAACAGGGGCAGCAGCagctagtggttaagagcattgcgccagtaactgaaaagtcgTTGCCCTTAAGCAAGGtgcttaaccctaattgctcctgtgagtcgctctggataagagagtcagcTAAATTAATACAAATGTAAGTTAAACATATGATACATAGAAAAGGATTACATAGAACATAGAAATAGATTGTATTTCTATGACAGAGATGGGGTGCTGGGGGATTACCTTGCAGAGTATGTGATAGTTAGGGACTTTCTGTGTCTTGGGGGATGTTTTCAAGGATGCATATTATGTAGCATGTTAACAGCCAGAGCAGCAACTGCATGAGCAGGTATCTGCAGTTGATCAGTGGAGTTATTTGATGAGACATTAGATGGGATTATCTACTAAGTGTGTCTTTTAAAACCAATTCAAGTTTAGAATAGGATATGTTTTTACTCTGACACCACGCCATGAGGCATGTAAGCTGAAAAACATTATAACATGTTGGAGAATGAATATGTGACGGAatgacaatgtaaacatgttgttgttgcactgtatttatgtaaaaaaaaaaaaaaaagatttccaACGTAATGAATGTATTTGTTTGCTAAATTAGGATCTTACTGAATATAAATTCAATAAAAacacatacattcacacacacaacaatTACTGCTTCAAACCTTCAAAACACTGATAATTTACTTAGCACATTATAAGGTCTATTAAAGACCAGTTTTGTTGAAGAAGCTTCACACATTTTACTGAAAAGGTCACTTTTTACTTCAAGCATTTGGGTAAATTATGCATTATGCATCTGAACAAAATAACAGCCAGATAGTTTAACAGTTAATGCATAGAAAGATATAAAAAGGCTTGTAATATGTTGTAAGACATCATAAAGGCGCCTACATGCTAATAACAACTTATAAAGCATTACACCAGGATGCTTTAGTTTAGGTAAAGTGTTACCATGAGAAGGTTTTGGCGGGAGAGAATCTAACTTTACGTGGCAGTTTGTCGCTTCCTGTACCAGTTCTCTGTTTCAGATGTGTTTGGTTGTTGATTGAGGTAGTGAGACAAAGAAAAACACATCATGACAAATCGTCATAATTTCCTTGTTTAGACAACACTGTGTATTAGTAACCAGTTTCTACTCATTTAACTGGGTCGTGTGACAGTCAGAAGCCTCAGAACGGTCGGGTTAGCAGACTTTCTATCTCGTCAGAAGAACAGGATGTGTGGAAGTTTTTTTTGTGCTGTGTTCTGACGGAGAGAGATATAGCACAGACATATCATTGACAAAAAACTGCAAGTTGAAAATCCTGCTTATCAGGCACAGAAACACATAACttttttctcacaagtgtagcaaaGGTTGTGAGCTCTGAAAACAACGTGTTCCCTCTAATGACTGTAATAagaatata carries:
- the LOC139375858 gene encoding regulator of G-protein signaling 21-like — encoded protein: MPISVTSPSRELHSHNMDMDDKRRNQTRGSDLKSRLQRRSSQTPNTERLSPEEIILWSQSLERLLASKYGMTTFQAFLKSEFSDENIEFWLICQDYKKIKSSFRLSSRAKKIYKTYIEAEAPKEINIDHKTRDLIRRNVKTPTTVCFDEAQRIVYRLMEKDSYPRFLRSNIYRTLLDSASDYIKV
- the LOC139377250 gene encoding regulator of G-protein signaling 21-like; translation: MDLNTLFKGRFCCFPKDPLEEAETWGESVDKLLGCKPGQAAFREFLKSEYSEENILFWLACEEYKNITSLPEMISSANRIYSEFVECEAPRQINIDCGTRENITKNISQPSLTSFDTAQKLIYSLMARDCYPRFLKSDVYQDMLRGAR